The genomic DNA AGTTCATATAGTTTTAACTTATGAAAATGGAATTTTTGTCCGAGCGCTAACAAGAGGGGACGGTAAAACAGGAGAAGACGTAAGCCAAAATATAAAAACTATTCAAAGCATACCGTTGCGTTTGCGCAAAAATGTTTCTGTTATAGTTGAAGGAGAAGTATGGATGAGCGATAAGGATTTTAAAGATCTGAATAAAAAACGCAGAAAAGAAAATAGGCCGGAATTTGCCAATCCTCGCAATGTTTCAGCTGGATCAATCAGGCAATTAGATTCAGAAATTACGGCTAAACGAAAATTAGATTGTTTTTTATATGATTTAGCGCAAATAAAATCAGCTCACATTCCGTTAACTCAATTTCAAGAATTAGATTTTTTAAAAAAATTAGGATTTAACGTAAATAAGCATTGTAAACTTTGCAAAACAGCGGAAGAAGTAATAAAATATTGGGATTATTGGGGGAAGCGAAAACAAAAAGAGCCATATTGGATTGATGGCATTGTTATAAAATTAAATAGCAGAAAATTTCAGGAAATGTTAGGGCATACTGGGAAAGCTCCTCGTTGGGCAATTGCTTTTAAATTTCCGGCAGAGCAGGCAACAACTGTTGTTGAAGATATTGTGATACAGGTTGGGCGTACAGGAGCGCTGACCCCTGTGGCACATTTGCGTCCAGTAAAAGTTGCTGGGTCAACAGTCAGCCGAGCTACGCTTCATAATGAAGACGAAATTAAAAAAAAAGATGTTAGAATAAGCGATACAGTAGTTATCCAAAAAGCAGGGGATATAATTCCTGAAATTATAGAGCCGATAAAAAATTTGCGTAATGGCAAGGAAAAAAAATTTAGCATGCCAAAAGTTTGTCCAATATGCGGATCATTTACTTTTAGAAAAAAAGGAGAAGCAGCTACATATTGTTCTAACAAAAAATGTTACGCGCGAGAAAAAGAAAGATTAATACATTTTGTTTCTAAAAAAGGTTTTAATATTGATGGTTTTGGGAAAAAGATTGTTGAGCAATTAATAGATGAAGGAATAATTCGTGATTTTTTTGATATTTTTAAGATTAAAAAGGAATATTTAGAGCCATTAGAAAGATTCGCTGAAAAATCTGCTGACAATTTAATAAATGAAATAGAAAAATCAAAAAATATTACGCTTTCAAAATTTTTGTTTGCCTTAGGAATAAGATATGTTGGAGAAGAAACAGCGATGTTGCTATCGCAACAAACTCAAAATTCAAAATTCAAAGCTCAAAATTTAGGAGAAATAATCAATTATTTTAAAAATTTAGAATTAGAAGATTTTGAGAAAATTGAAGGGGTTGGTGAAAAGTCGGCAGAAAGCTTGTATAATTATTTTCATAATGAAAAAAATTTAAAAGAATTAAATAAATTAAACATTGCTGGCATTAGAATTAAAATTGCAAGTGAAAAAAAATTAGATCAAAAATTTTATAATAAAACTTTTGTTTTAACAGGATCGCTTAATAATTTGACAAGACAGGAGGCAAAAGATAAGATAAGAATATTAGGAGGCAATATTTCTTCCGCAATAAGCAAATCAACAGATTATGTTATAGCTGGTAAAAACCCAGGAAGCAAATACGCAAAAGCGAAAAAACTGGGAATAAAAATTTTAGATGGGGAGGAATTTTCAGATTTAATAAAGCAAAATTTAGTTATATGAAATTAAATAAACAACAAGTAGAACACATCGCTAAATTGGCTCGTCTTGAGTTAACTGAAAAAGAAAAAAAAATTTTTTCTGTTCAGCTTTCTTCTATTTTGGATTATGTTGGAAAATTAGAAGAAGTTAATACTGACGGTGTTGAGGAAACATCGCAAGTTACGGGATTAATAAACTCAATAAGAGATGACGTGGTTGAGGAGGCATTATTAGAATCAAAACAAGAAATTTTAAATAACGCTCCTGATAAAGAGGATAATCTGTTCAAAGTAAAAAGCGTATTTTAAAATATCAAAAATCAAAATTGAGGAATCGCTTCGCGATGAAATATAATAAATAATTATTTTTTAAATTTATTATTTTGAGTTTTGATTTTTGTATTTTGCATTTTATTTTATGTTAAACAAACTAACAATTAAGCAAACTCATCAAGGTTTAATTAATAAGGATTTTTCTTGCTGTGAATTAACGAAAAGTTATATTAAGGAAATTGAAAAA from Patescibacteria group bacterium includes the following:
- the ligA gene encoding NAD-dependent DNA ligase LigA, whose product is MTKKEAKNRIEKLKKEISYHSYFYHTLDKPKISDAVWDSLKKELADLEKQFPEFITSDSPTQRVSGVPLDKFTKIEHTVRQWSFNDVFSKKDLYGFFARVKKMLEKMNITEDLEYTCELKIDGVHIVLTYENGIFVRALTRGDGKTGEDVSQNIKTIQSIPLRLRKNVSVIVEGEVWMSDKDFKDLNKKRRKENRPEFANPRNVSAGSIRQLDSEITAKRKLDCFLYDLAQIKSAHIPLTQFQELDFLKKLGFNVNKHCKLCKTAEEVIKYWDYWGKRKQKEPYWIDGIVIKLNSRKFQEMLGHTGKAPRWAIAFKFPAEQATTVVEDIVIQVGRTGALTPVAHLRPVKVAGSTVSRATLHNEDEIKKKDVRISDTVVIQKAGDIIPEIIEPIKNLRNGKEKKFSMPKVCPICGSFTFRKKGEAATYCSNKKCYAREKERLIHFVSKKGFNIDGFGKKIVEQLIDEGIIRDFFDIFKIKKEYLEPLERFAEKSADNLINEIEKSKNITLSKFLFALGIRYVGEETAMLLSQQTQNSKFKAQNLGEIINYFKNLELEDFEKIEGVGEKSAESLYNYFHNEKNLKELNKLNIAGIRIKIASEKKLDQKFYNKTFVLTGSLNNLTRQEAKDKIRILGGNISSAISKSTDYVIAGKNPGSKYAKAKKLGIKILDGEEFSDLIKQNLVI
- the gatC gene encoding Asp-tRNA(Asn)/Glu-tRNA(Gln) amidotransferase subunit GatC, with product MKLNKQQVEHIAKLARLELTEKEKKIFSVQLSSILDYVGKLEEVNTDGVEETSQVTGLINSIRDDVVEEALLESKQEILNNAPDKEDNLFKVKSVF